The genomic DNA GAATTATTTCTCAGTACTGTCACAGAATCCGACCACAAAGCTATCAAAGAACTCTGGATTAATACCTCCGAAGCAGAAGTGAATCCGGCTTTAAGTCCTTTGTACGAATTGTCAAAAAGAACACTGGGAGACTTGATTACTCTGCGTCGCCTCGATGCTCCCTGCATTATCCGCAAATTGATACTGGGGCCATTTAAGAGCCAGCTAAATCCCTATGGTGTCATGTCTGCCCGATGGGTCTCTTGGGCGATCGTCGCTTTAGCAAAGCGGGATTTCCGGAACATTATTGTTACCATTAATCCCATTAGTTATATTGCCTTTCCGATTAAGGAGTTTTTCCAATCCCTTTATTTCCGCTTGTTTACGTCCGCCCACACTCAAGTTAAGTAGGACTTACGCATTTTATCGCCTCATTCACTACAAATGTAGAGTCAATTCATGAATTGACTCTACATCTTGGAGTAAAATCGCTTACTTGCGTATCGCCTATTAGTAGTATAATTGATTCAACCAATAACGCTTCAAGAAAATCAAGCAGCGATAGAAGCTCGAAATTTGTTGGCGCGATCGCAACAGGAATTACCATCAGAAACAAGTCGTGCCATCCTAGAGATGGTAACGACAATTATGGTGTATAAGTTTACTCAGTTGAGCCGAGCGGAGGTAGAAGCGATGTTGGGAATTAGCTTACAGCAAACACGGGTGTATCAGGAGGCTAGAGAAGATGAGGCGAAATTGTTGATCTTGCGCCAACTTACTCGACGAGTGGGAGAAGTGCCTGAGTCAGTCAGAGTACAAATTGATCCCCTATCCATTACCCAACTGGAATCATTGGCAGAGGCATTACTGGATTTCTCTAATCTGTCTGATTTAGACGCATGGTTGGCCCAACAGGGAGCGTAGGTTCGCTGCGCTGTAAGAAAACTAACAGAGGCGCAGTTGTCTAAGCAAGAACTCGTAGTTTGCCAGCAGCCTAATATAGCTGGCTTCTAACCTGTTAGTAGTACGATCGATTCAACCGATCCAGTATTCTTGTAGGCTAAGATCGAAATCCTGCTCTTATAGCTATTTGTTATTCCTGGTTTTTATTTCCAATGCACCCAACTCTTTGTGATACCTTCAGAAGCCGTGCTTTATGGACATGGGATACTCTTGCAAGAGGACGTTCTGTAGATTGTCAAATTGGAGAATAAACTTTAACAGATTTAAATATTCTTGAGTTAAAAATCCGACACACATCAGAGGTTTATAGCCGAACATTCAGCAAACCTGAAGAAGGTTTAAACGGTGCTGATTGGGAGTGGTGGTTCACAGGCTCTAGCAGAAAATGGATTGGTTTTAGAGTACAAGCTAAAGTCATAGATATGAAAACAAACTCTTTCAAACATCTTCATTACCAGAAAGATAAATATTCACCGTTTCAATGTGACACTCTTATCCAGAACGCATTACAAAAGCCGCCTGCACGTATTCCTTTGTACTGTCTTTACTCAAATTGGAACACGTTCCAACAATTGCCTTGGAAGTGTGCAACTTACTACCCTGTTGAGGAAAGCTATGGTTGCTCTATCTTGTCTGCTTTTGCAGTCCGCTACTTGCGAAGCATTAAAGGCCGCAAAGCAACACACTTTAGAAATTTACTGAGTTATGTAAGTCCTTGGCATTGTTTGGTCTGCTGCCGTGGATATGGCAAAGGTGATTTACCAAGTCGGGTTTTTAGATATTGGAGAGAATTTATCCTAGAAGTTGAGGAGGCAATTTTTGAAGAGCTTACCCCAAGCGTTCGTCGGGAGTTAAATGGCGAATTAGACGGCTATCGGCAAATTTACAACGAAATTGAACTAACGGAGGAACCACCGAGTTATGTTCGCTCGCTGCTCAATAATGAGTTAGAAGAGCAACCCGATCCAAATTTACGAACGCTTACAATCTTTAAAGAACGAGGCGAACCCGTATAATCTCCATTAGCTGCAAAATAAATCCAAAACAAGGGCGATCGTAAATTGCCTTTTAGCCAATAAAGGTAAAGGGCGCTCGCTCCTGCTATCCCTTAATAGTGGAATCTAGTCTAAACTCCCATAAACCACCCTACATTTAGATATGCTTTTATTATCGCCACAAAAACGGGAAAGCCGAATTTTTAAAGCAGAAGTGCCATGATATTACAACCGATATAACCGATCGCCAAAGGAGATCGATCGCCCAGAAGCAACAAGATTTGGCGGAGGCTTTCTGGAAGAGTCGCCCCATGCACGCGCCACAATCTTTCGCGCAGTTGGTTTAAAATACGATCGCCTGCAATATCATCGGTACCGGGTCGCACTAACCAATGGGTTCGCAATATCTTAAAATGACGAATATCGTTGCTTTGCACAGCGCGATCGATTTCTAGTGCAGCGCGTTCGACCAACTCATCGGTTACTATTTTCATTACCAGCGGTTGCAAGGTAAAGGAGGATTCCTCTGCATTAAACCATTTTTCCAATAACGATCGCCTGTCTAAATTGGCAATTGCTGCCAAAACCGCTGCTGGATCGACTGAGATGAGAAAATGGGTTTGCAATCGGCAGAAAGAAACAGGCTCTTGCCAAATCGCCAGCCAGTAAAGAATTTCTCGCTCTAAGTCAGAAAGTTGCTCGCATTGCTGTTTGAGGATTGTTTGCAGACGCTCGCTAATTACTAAAGTGTTTTGATTGAGAAATGCGGCGATATTCCCGCCGAATACAGACTGAATTAATGGGGTGACAAGTTTAATGGCTAACGGGTTGCCGCGATACAGTTGAATTAAGGCAGATAAGCCGAGTTCTTTGCCTGTAAATCCTCGCGATCGCAATAATTCCACAGCATCTGGTTTTGGCAAACCCTGTAGGTTCAAACAGCGAACTGTTTTTGTGTCAATTCCGATTGATTTTGGTTGTTCGCAACTGGTAATTAGGATGCAGCTTTGATGGCGATCGCGACTTAATTTATCTAATAATTGATGATATTCAGCCGCGTATTCTTTTTTGGACAAAACTGCTTCCAACCCATCGAGTATCAGCAGATAGGGACGTTGTTGCAGGTGGTGTAAAAGTTGCGCTATACCTTGTTGAACATCGCCAACGACAGTGGGAGCGATCGCGTTCAAAATGCTGTCTAGCAGGGATATGGGAGATGGAGAAGACTGAAGCGATCGCCAAATGGAACGATCGAATTTTGACTGAATTCGGTCTGCTAAAGCAAGTGCTAATGCTGTTTTGCCAATGCCGGCAATACCAACAATTGCGATTAACTTGCAGCGATTTGTTATAATCCACTGTTCTAGCTGTTCCAATTGGCGATCGCGTCCGTAAAAACTTTCGACATCCGGTGCTTCATTCCAATCAAGATCGGGTATATTTTTTTCTGGAATAGGTTCAAAGTTGA from Aerosakkonema funiforme FACHB-1375 includes the following:
- a CDS encoding NACHT domain-containing protein — translated: MSNSLSASTEGLAIVDKARQRRGWTKTSTARWWQDAHTSRATLRRFWQGDRIQRDIFIAICQAVGISNWEAIANSSNLNFEPIPEKNIPDLDWNEAPDVESFYGRDRQLEQLEQWIITNRCKLIAIVGIAGIGKTALALALADRIQSKFDRSIWRSLQSSPSPISLLDSILNAIAPTVVGDVQQGIAQLLHHLQQRPYLLILDGLEAVLSKKEYAAEYHQLLDKLSRDRHQSCILITSCEQPKSIGIDTKTVRCLNLQGLPKPDAVELLRSRGFTGKELGLSALIQLYRGNPLAIKLVTPLIQSVFGGNIAAFLNQNTLVISERLQTILKQQCEQLSDLEREILYWLAIWQEPVSFCRLQTHFLISVDPAAVLAAIANLDRRSLLEKWFNAEESSFTLQPLVMKIVTDELVERAALEIDRAVQSNDIRHFKILRTHWLVRPGTDDIAGDRILNQLRERLWRVHGATLPESLRQILLLLGDRSPLAIGYIGCNIMALLL
- a CDS encoding DUF4351 domain-containing protein, whose protein sequence is MIQPITLQENQAAIEARNLLARSQQELPSETSRAILEMVTTIMVYKFTQLSRAEVEAMLGISLQQTRVYQEAREDEAKLLILRQLTRRVGEVPESVRVQIDPLSITQLESLAEALLDFSNLSDLDAWLAQQGA
- a CDS encoding DUF6615 family protein; this encodes MRHTSEVYSRTFSKPEEGLNGADWEWWFTGSSRKWIGFRVQAKVIDMKTNSFKHLHYQKDKYSPFQCDTLIQNALQKPPARIPLYCLYSNWNTFQQLPWKCATYYPVEESYGCSILSAFAVRYLRSIKGRKATHFRNLLSYVSPWHCLVCCRGYGKGDLPSRVFRYWREFILEVEEAIFEELTPSVRRELNGELDGYRQIYNEIELTEEPPSYVRSLLNNELEEQPDPNLRTLTIFKERGEPV